A single genomic interval of Vulpes lagopus strain Blue_001 chromosome 19, ASM1834538v1, whole genome shotgun sequence harbors:
- the LOC121478537 gene encoding tripartite motif-containing protein 10-like: MASVSSLADEVSCPICQGTLREPVTVDCGHNYCRACLTRYCEIPGPDPNEPLHCPLCKEPFRPGGFRPNWQLASVVENIERLTLVSTLGSDQEDVCQEHGEKIYFFCEDDEAQLCVVCREAQEHQAHTVRFLDEAAGPYREQIQKCLECLRREREEIQRIQSRENQRIQVLLCQVATKRQKVIFEFARLSQFLEEQQSVLLAELEKLDGDILKQRDVFDALVSEETCRFSTLVAELEEKLGRPARELLTDVRSTLIRSETRKCRKPEAVSQELGQRIRDFPHRVLPLRREVTTFLEKLCFELDYEPAPISLDPQTSHPKLLLSEDHRRAQFSYKWQNSPDNSQRFDRATCVLAHGGFTEGRHTWMVMVDLAHGGSCTVGVVREDVKRKGELKLRPEEGVWAVRLAWGFVSALGSFPMRLALQEQPRQVRVTLDYEVGWVTFVNAVSQEPIYTFTTSFTQKVFPFFGLWGRGSSFSLSP; encoded by the exons ATGGCATCTGTGAGCAGCCTGGCCGACGAAGTCAGCTGCCCCATCTGCCAGGGCACGCTAAGGGAGCCAGTAACTGTTGACTGCGGCCACAACTACTGCCGGGCCTGCCTCACCCGCTACTGTGAGATCCCGGGCCCTGACCCCAACGAGCCCCTCCACTGCCCCCTATGCAAGGAGCCTTTCCGCCCGGGGGGCTTCCGGCCCAACTGGCAGCTGGCCAGCGTGGTGGAGAATATTGAGCGCCTTACGCTGGTGTCCACGCTGGGCTCAGACCAGGAGGACGTCTGCCAGGAGCATGGGGAGAAGATCTACTTCTTCTGTGAGGACGATGAGGCGCAGTTGTGTGTGGTGTGCCGGGAGGCCCAGGAGCACCAGGCCCACACTGTACGCTTCCTGGACGAGGCAGCAGGGCCCTACAGG GAGCAAATACAGAAGTGTCTTGAGTgtctgagaagagagagagaggagattcAAAGAATCCAATCGAGAGAAAACCAGCGGATACAAGTCCTCCTA TGCCAGGTGGCCACCAAAAGACAAAAAGTGATTTTCGAGTTTGCACGTCTGAGTCAGTTCCTGGAGGAGCAGCAGAGCGTCCTTTTAGCTGAGCTGGAGAAGCTGGATGGCGACATCTTGAAGCAACGGGATGTCTTTGACGCCCTGGTCAGTGAGGAGACCTGCCGGTTTAGCACCCTGGTGGCGGAGCTGGAGGAGAAGCTGGGGAGGCCCGCCAGGGAGCTGCTGACG GACGTCAGAAGCACTCTGATAAG GAGTGAAACCAGAAAGTGCCGGAAGCCAGAGGCTGTGTCTCAGGAGCTGGGCCAGAGAATTCGGGACTTCCCCCATCGGGTCCTGCCACTGCGCAGGGAGGTGACGACGTTTCTGG AGAAACTCTGCTTCGAGCTGGACTATGAGCCAG CTCCCATCTCCCTAGACCCGCAGACATCACACCCCAAGCTCCTCCTGTCTGAGGACCACCGACGGGCCCAGTTCTCCTACAAATGGCAGAACTCACCAGACAACAGCCAGCGTTTCGACCGGGCAACCTGCGTCCTGGCGCACGGCGGCTTCACAGAGGGGAGACACACATGGATGGTGATGGTGGACCTGGCCCACGGGGGCAGCTGCACGGTGGGCGTGGTGCGAGAGGATGTGAAGCGCAAGGGGGAGCTGAAGCTGCGGCCTGAGGAAGGCGTGTGGGCCGTGAGGCTGGCCTGGGGCTTTGTCTCAGCCCTGGGCTCCTTCCCCATGAGACTGGCCCTGCAGGAGCAGCCCCGCCAGGTGCGTGTGACCCTCGACTACGAGGTGGGCTGGGTGACCTTTGTCAACGCCGTCAGCCAGGAGCCCATCTATACCTTCACAACGTCCTTCACCCAAAAGGTCTTTCCCTTCTTCGGGCTCTGGGGCCGAGGGTCCAGCTTCTCCCTGAGCCCCTGA